CAAGCTGTTTGACAACTGCCTAAATGTTAAGTAGGCCCTTACAGTAACAATTGTCCTTCAAGTCACAAATTAAGCAGTAAGGAGAGGTATTCGCCGTTAATTCAACCGCTGTCGATACTCCGTGGGAGACATTCCCAATTCCCGACGCACGTAGCGACTGAAAAAGGAGGCGCTGGAGAAGTGGAGTGTATCGGC
This Catalinimonas alkaloidigena DNA region includes the following protein-coding sequences:
- a CDS encoding AraC family transcriptional regulator, which produces ADTLHFSSASFFSRYVRRELGMSPTEYRQRLN